A DNA window from Fragaria vesca subsp. vesca linkage group LG3, FraVesHawaii_1.0, whole genome shotgun sequence contains the following coding sequences:
- the LOC101299455 gene encoding ATP-dependent Clp protease proteolytic subunit 4, chloroplastic-like: MDVLSVSSPLFSSTPKLSHTFSPKPISLFPSSSSSRLPTIKSVSLQTPKPSFSFSKAHSTNPSVLLSSAPQTPATAMRGAEGDAMGLLLRERIVFLGSSIDDFVADSIISQLLLLDAQDPKKDIKLFINSTGGSLSATMAIYDVVQLVRADVSTIALGIAASTASIILGGGTKGKRFAMPNTRVMIHQPLGGASGQAIDVEIQAREVMHNKDNVTRIISNVTGRSYEQVEKDIDRDRYMSPIEAVEYGIIDGVIDGDSILPLEPVPDKVKPRMSYEEISKDPMKFLTPDVPDDEIY, encoded by the exons ATGGACGTTCTCTCAGTCTCGTCCCCTCTCTTCTCCTCAACCCCCAAGCTCTCCCACACCTTCTCCCCAAAACCCATCTCCCTCTTCCCCTCTTCCTCATCTTCACGCCTCCCCACCATCAAATCCGTCTCTCTCCAAACCCCAAAACCCTCCTTCTCGTTCTCCAAGGCCCACTCAACTAACCCTTCCGTTCTTCTCAGCTCCGCGCCCCAGACGCCGGCGACGGCCATGAGAGGCGCCGAGGGCGACGCCATGGGGCTGCTGCTGAGGGAGAGGATTGTCTTTTTGGGTAGTAGTATTGATGACTTTGTGGCTGACTCTATTATCAGCCAGCTGCTTCTGTTGGATGCTCAGGACCCCAAGAAGGATATTAAGCTCTTTATTAACTCCACTGGGGGCTCTCTCAG TGCCACAATGGCCATATATGATGTCGTTCAGCTTGTGAGGGCTGATGTCTCTACAATTGCGCTCGGCATTGCAGCATCTACAGCTTCAATAATCCTTGGTGGTGGCACCAAAGGCAAGCGTTTTGCAATGCCCAATACACGGGTTATGATTCATCAACCTCTTGGAGGAGCTAGTGGCCAGGCAATAGATGTAGAAATTCAAGCTAGAGAAGTGATGCACAATAAAGACAATGTCACAAGAATTATCTCAAATGTTACTGGTCGTTCATATGAGCAAGTTGAAAAAGATATTGACAGAGATCGCTACATGTCCCCCATAGAAGCAGTAGAATATGGAATAATTGACGGAGTTATTGATGGAGATAGCATTCTTCCTCTGGAGCCAGTCCCAGACAAGGTAAAACCAAGAATGAGTTATGAGGAGATTAGTAAAGATCCAATGAAGTTCTTGACACCAGACGTCCCTGATGACGAGATATATTAG